In Bacteroidales bacterium, the sequence CACCTCCTGGGACAGTGATAAGCCATCCGGGTTTTTTGAAGTATCAATTTTGGATTTTGAGATGATCTCAATCTGCTTATTTATTGTATCCTTCAGAACAGGAAAGGTGATATTCCATGATCCTGCCGGTTTGCTGACAACCAGTTTAAGTTTCAGCTGGTCGCCTATCAACGCCTTATTGGTATCGAGAAGAGCTCTTACGGCAACCTCCTGGTTGAATACAAAACCCGGATACAGGGCCAAAAGAATGAATATAAAAAAACTTCTTATTTTCATTTTGCCCTTTTATTAAACAACCGCATTAATGGTTTAACATAATCCTCATGAGCGGCTATTTTGGCAAAGTCCACTCCGTTCTTTTGCAACAAATCCACAGTGTCTTCCTGTTTTTTTAAATAATTTTCTCGGTAAGCATTCCTCACCGAAACACTGGATGTGTCAAGCCATGCCAAATCACCCGTTTCAGCATCTTTCACTTTAATTAACCCGACGGATGGAATTTCCTGTTCTCTCACATCATATACCCACAAACCGACAAGGTCATGTTTCCTTGCTGCAATTTTGAGTGCATCATCATAATTGTCATCTAAAAAGTCGGTAATCAGGAATGCCGTACTGCGTTTCTTGATCACATTCACAAGGTAACGCAACGGTATGGTAACATTGGTTTTGCGACTTTTTGGTCTGAAATCGATTAATTCACGGATAATCCTCAGGATATGCTGACGGCCTTTTTTAGGAGGGATGAACCGTTCGATTTTGTCAGAAAACATGATTACGCCTACTTTATCGTTATTCTGAATTGCGGAGAAAGATAATACTGCAGCTATTTCAGTAATCATCGCGGCTTTCAGTCTTGTCTGCGTTCCGAATTCTCCCGATCCGCTTACGTCAATCAGAAGCATAACGGTTAATTCCCGTTCTTCCTCGAAAACTTTTATATAAGGGTGATTAAACCGGGCCGTTACGTTCCAGTCAACACTTCTGAAATCGTCTCCATACTGGTATTCTCTTACCTCACTGAAAGCCATCCCCCTGCCCTTGAAAGCTGAATGATATTCACCGGCAAAAATCTGGCGTGACAGCCCTCTTGTTTTAATTTCAATCTTTCTGACCCGTTTCAGTAATTCAGTGGTTTCCATTGCTTCCATCTAGTTCTTCCTGAATGTAACCGTAAAATACCATTCCTCCTCTTCGAGCTTCACTGAAAAATTTTGTCCTTTATCATTAAATGACCAGGTGTTAGTTCCTGATTTTTTGTATTTCTTATTCAGCATATCAACCATGTCATTTATGTTTGAATAATCCGACATCCAGCGAACATAAGTACATATGTTCTTTTCTGTAAGAAAAAACAGGATCGTCTGCTCACTGATTTTATCTACATACTTAAGGTACTTATAGGTATGGTTCACCGCATTTTTATCGATCTTGAAATCGGGATTAGTTTGCTTCAGAACGGCAGCAATCTGATCGGGATTCATACCAATGAAATTCTGGGATGAGCAGATACCTGTAAGTGCAAAAAGCAATAATACCGGTAGGATGTATTTTACACTGGGATGCATAGGATCACGGAACCTCAATATTATTTAATATTTCAGTTATAATATCTTCTGTTGAGACATTCTCAGCTTCTGCTTCATAGGTAAGGCCGATGCGATGCCTTAGCACATCATGGCACACTGCCCTTACATCTTCGGGAATTACAAATCCCCTGTGCTTAATAAAAGCGTAAGCTTTGGCTGATTTGGCTATATTAATACTTGCTCTTGGGGAGGCTCCGTAATGAATCATGTTTTTAAACTGCTGCAAATGATAATCAGCAGGAAAACGGGTAGCAAAAACAATATCGAGTATATACTGCTCGATTTTTTCATCCATATAAACTTCCTTCACGGTTTCCCTGGACCTGAGGATATCATCAGTTGTTAGAATGGTATCCGGAGAAGGGAAGCTTTTTGCAATGTTTTCACGCATAATCATCCGCTCTTCTTCCTTAGCCGGGTAAGTGATGACCAATTTAAGAAGGAACCTGTCGACCTGGGCTTCAGGCAAAGGATAGGTACCTTCCTGTTCAATCGGGTTCTGGGTGGCAAGGACCATAAAAGGTTTCGGCAGTTCAAACGACTGGCTGCCGATTGTAACCTGCTTCTCCTGCATGGCCTCAAGCAAAGCACTTTGTACTTTGGCCGGCGAACGGTTGATTTCATCAGCCAGGATAAAATTGGCGAAAATAGGTCCTTTTCTAACCTGGAATTCTTCTTTTTTCTGGCTGTAGATCATGGTCCCTATAAGATCGGCAGGTAGCAGGTCAGGTGTAAACTGAATGCGGCTGAATGCTGCATTCACAGTGTGAGCCAGGGTATTGATTGCAAGTGTTTTTGCCAGACCTGGAACGCCTTCCAGTAAAACGTGCCCGTCAGAAAGCAAGCCGATGAGCAAACCGTCAATCAAATGCTTTTGCCCAACAATAACTTTTCTGATTTCCTGATTGATTCTCTCGATGAAAGCGCTTTCACGTTCAATCTTTTCATTCAATTCCTTAATCTGGATAGAAATATCCGCCATAATTCAAACAGTTTGTATTAATTTTTCCTTTTTACGTGTTTTGCTGAAGTTGCTTTTCTCTTCGCAAACACCCTGAAATCATTGCGAAAGTAACAATTTTTGAACCACTGCCTGATTTTTCAAGGGTTAAAGTATGTTAAATAATTGAATATCTGAATTATAGCTTCTGTTAAAAATTGTTAAAGATATTGATAAAAAAATTAGACGATTTACGATTTCAGATTTACGATTACAGAGCCGTATTAAGAGGGATTTTCGTCAATCGTAAATCGCTAAATCGTAAATTGCTTAAATTTCTTATTTTTGAATAAATGCGACAGGATGCCCAGGTATTTTATTGAATTGTCATTTAAGGGAACCCGCTACCATGGCTGGCAGATTCAACCTAATGCCAATACAGTGCAGGCGGAACTTGAAAAAGGACTGGCGACGCTTACCGGTCAGCCTGTTGAAACAACGGGAGCCGGCAGAACAGATGCAGGAGTTCACGGCCATAATTACGTTGCCCACTTTGACTGTGACTTGAAACTCCCCGAAGCTGATCTTACCTATAAATTGAATGCCATACTTCCCCCTGATATCGCAATACATTCGATTTTCAAGGTGAATCCGGATGCACATGCGCGGTTTACGGCAATTTCGCGAAGTTATAAATACAGGCTGACCCGGTTAAAAGATCCCTTTTACCCTGATATCAGCCTCTTTTATCCTTTTAGCCTCAATGTCTGCCTTATGAATGAGGTAGCCGCCACTTTAAAAAATTATACTGATTTCACCAGTTTCAGCAAACTTCACAGCGACGTAAAAACGAATAACTGCAAAATAGTTGAGGCAGAATGGGGTGAAGAAGAAAACTACCTGGTTTTTAATATAAAAGCCGATCGCTTTTTACGAAACATGGTCCGGTCAATAGTCGGAACTCTTCTGGATATAGGTCGTGGCAAGCTGGACTCTTGTCAACTTGAAAAGATAATTAACGGCAGGAACCGGAGCCTTGCCGGTCCTTCCGTTCCGGCACACGGTCTGATGCTTTGGGCTATTGAGTATCCTCCCGGAATAAGAGCTGTTTGAGCGCTTTGCTGTTTGAAGGCTTCGCCGTTTGACGCTTCGCTGTTTGAAGGATCGCCGTTTGACGCTTCGCCGTTTGAAGGCTTCGCCGTTTGACGTTGCGCTGTTTGAAGGCTTCGCCGTTTGACGCTGCGCTGTTTGAAGGCTTCGCCGTTTGACGCTGCGCTGTTTGATGCTTCGCCGTTTGAACTAATTAAACTTCTTTTTCAAACTCTTTTCCAAACTCTTTTTCAAACTCTTTTTCAAACTCTTTTTCAAACTCAATACAAACTGGAACTATTTCAAATTTTGGTCGTATAAAATAGTGTCTGAAAAATTTTAACCGGAAATGAAAAAAATTTCTACCCTTCTTATTGCTATTTTAATAACTACCTCTGCATATATGCAGACGTCCATTCCAAAGGCCCAATCGCTATTTATTTATAATTTTTCCCGTATGATCGAATGGCCTGCCAGTTACAGAACAGGCAACTTTATTATTGGTATCCTCGGAACCAGTGAGGTCGCCGGTGAACTTGAAAGCTATACAAAAGGCAAGAAAGTCGGAGCCCAGGATATCCAGGTCATCCGTTACAAAACACCCCAGGAAATTCAGCAGTGTCATATCCTGTTTGTTCCATTTGTCAGAACCAAGCAACTACCTGAGGTTGTTTCATTACTTGCAGGTAAGAGTACGCTGATTATTACGGAAAAAACGGGCGCGCTTACAGAAGGATCTGCCATCAATTTCGTAATCCTTGAGGATAAAATGAAGTTTGAGCTTAAGGCTGAAAACGCGAATAAATTTGGAATAAAATTCAGCGCCAAGCTCCAGGAAATGTCAGGATCTCAGGCTATGATGTAATCAGGCCTGTTCCAGATTTCCCAGGATTTATCCGCCTGCAGATAAAGCATTTGTAAGCCACTGACAACAGTGGCTTTTTTTTGTTTCCCTTCAGTCATAAACCGTGTTTCGGGAGGATTATAAACAAGGTCAAATAAGACATGACCTGAAGTCAGGAATTCGTAGGGTAATGGCGGGCATGATCCGGTATCGGGAAACATACCTGAAGGGGTTGTATTCACAATGAGCCTCTGATCAGCCATTACATCAGCTGTAATCATTTCATACGAGATATGACCTGGCACACGAGGATTCCTCGAAACCATTGTCACGCGGATACCGAGTTCATTCAAGGCATACATTACAGCCCTGGATGCACCACCCGTGCCCAACACCAGTGCCTTTTGAATCCCGGGTTTGAGAAGTGGTTTCAGTGATTCTGAAAAACCATATACATCGGTATTGTAGCCTTTAAGATGTATATCGGAACCTTCACGGAAAATTTTTATGGTGTTAACCGCTCCGATCTGTTGAATACAATCATCCGTTGAATCAAGAAAATCCAATACCTTTTCTTTGTATGGAATTGTCACATTGAGACCTGCGAGATCTTTTTCATCGCGTAGCAATGAAACGAGCGATTCAATCCGGTCAAGCGGATACAAATTGTATTTGCAATCAGTAATACCCTCACGGGCAAATTTTTCGGCAAAATAACGGCCTGAAAAAGAATGGGATAAAGGATAACCTATTAAGCCATAAATCTTCATGAAGTTCAGTCGAGTTTCTGATATTTTGCCGAATCCGGCTTTTGCTGTTTCAGTTCAGCCGGAAGAAAATCTAGAAATGTATCACCTCTTAGTCCTTCACGCAAACACTCAAGTGGTATAACATCGTTGGTTGCTATGTTACCAAGGTTAACATTGGGTCCAATAAGCTTTATAAACCAGGCCTGCTGCTTATTTGAAGGTGCTTCCCAAATCACAGCATCAGGATTCAGCTTAACTTTTATCAGGTTAATGAGGCTGTCGTTAGCACTGCCATCGCTATTATATATTCCGGTGGTTCCGCTTTCTCTTGCCTCAGCAATCACTTTCCATGATCCGGCATTCAGCTCCGTCTGCATCATTTCAACCCATACTTCATCGGCAATTTCAACACCTTTAACTTTCGAACCTACTTCGGATAATACGGTGAAATCCTTTGAAAGCCGGCTGATATAATCCACCTTAGTCGAGTGATGCATATACATTGATCCGTCGGAAACTTCAACCGTATCCACGTTAAAGCTTTTCACCATTTTAACGTATTCATCAAACATCCCTCTTATTGCATATGCTTCAAAAAGAGTCCCACCGAAATAAACCCTGATACCGGCATTTCGGTAGATTTTTACTTTCTTTTCCACATTACTGCAGAAAACCGAAGTACCGAAACCCAGCTTGATTAGATCGGTGTAAGGTGCACAATTCTCTACAAAATTTTCAGCCTCTGCGGTGCTCAGGCCTTTGTCCATCATCATTGTCAAACCTGAATTACGGGGCTTTGAAGGCCGCTGGGGTAAGTAAGGAAGTGTAATAGTCATGATATGTTTATTTGCTGATCTTGATGGCCGGATTAATTAAATGGCCATGATTTTCAATTATGGTTCTGAATGCCTGGATATTCCTTGTTTTTGGAAAATGTCTGAACATCTCAGCATGCTCACTGAAGTTCAGGCAAAGCGCTCTTTTAAAAAACCGCTGGGCTTCAAACAAATTTTGCTGATATGCATAGTAAGCTGCGAGCCTGTAGTTTACAAGTACATTATCGGGATGCTTTTCAAAGATGCGCATCATCATATAGATGGCTTCATGAATTCTTCTCTTCCTGAAATAAACCTGTGCACAGGCAAATTTTGAATCCAGGTCATCCGGGTTGAGTTCGGAAGCCCTTGTATATGCATCAATGGCTTTGCTGAATTTCCGGGTGCGGTTGTACAGATCTCCAAGTGTCAGCCAGTACTCAGCAGTGGCAGGCTCAACGGCGATGGCTCTTTTTATTGCAGTGATGCTTTGCGTATACCTTTTTTGCCTGAAATACACAATTCCTGAACCATATAATGCCTCGGCACAATCGTTTGAGATGTCGAGAGAAATTTTAAACAACCTGAGGGCTTCATAGAAATCACCTGTACTAACATAGCAGTTTGCCAGGTTGCACAGAGCGCGGGTATTTGAATTATCTTCCCTGATCAGTTCATTATATACATCAATGGCCTCCCTGACCCTTCCGCTGATCACAAACATGTCGGCCTTTGAAAAATAGGCAGGAAGAAACTGGGCATTAATTGAAATGGCAAACTCAAAGGCTTCGAGTGCATGTTCATAATCACCAAGCCGGCTGTGGATAACGCCCATATTATTCCATACATGCTCGGCAAACGGATCCATATTGAGGTATTTCTGGTAAAACAGCAGACTCTTTTCAGGGTCCTGCAGTTTATCATAACTCAGGCCAAGATCATATAGTACGAGGATGTTATTCCGGTTATAATGATAAGCCAGCAGCAAGTACTCAGTAGCCAGATTATACATATTATACTGCATGTACGACTGTGCAATATTATACGCCAGCTCATCCTTCAGCTCATCACACAGATCAAGCGCTTTGTCGAATGATATACGGGCCTCCTCAAGTTTACCTGTCATAATGTATGCGATGCCTTTGGCAAGGTGCAGTTCATAATTGGATGACTCTTCATCGCCCATTGTTTTCAGGATTCTGATCGCCCGGGCAGGCCTTGAGATTTCAATAAGCAGTTGTGCATGCTTCAGGCGCATAAGCGATGCATGCGGATGTTGCCTGATTGCCAGGCTCACGACTTTCAACGCCTCTTTGTAATTATATTCATCGGTGAAATAATTGATGATGCTTTCAAACTCATATAAATCAAAAAACTCGTTGACATTGTGAAGAAGCATTTCCCTGTACCGCTTCATCAGACCCAGGGTTTCATCCTCTTCGTAGAAATTGTCCATGTCTCCAAACATATCCCCTTATTGAATTGAGGCTAATATAGTAAAAAAGTATCGGAAGGTTTGATTATGGGGAAAAAATTTAAGAGTCCATCATGGCGAGGAGCCAGATAGGCCTTTCCTGTGCCGGCAGATTGCTTCGTCGATAATATTATCTGCTATGATCAATACTTTATCTGGCTCCTCGCAATGACGACTTATTTAGCCTGTTCCTTAATTCCGCATTTAGCCTGAGAAGTTCCTGAATGAGTCTGTGCTGCTGGCCAAGGGCGTCGCTTATCTGGGCGGTTACCGAAGTGAGTTCCGTTATGGTTATCTGGCCCTGCTTTATATTTTTTGCGGACTGTATATTATTTTCAATTTTTAAAAGGGTTTCAAGCAGAACGCTGTATTTATCCGCATAGGTGATCAGATTAACGGCCGTTTGCCGGCCATAACGCGACACCAGAACCTTCCACAGCGAATAATCCTTTGAATAGGAATTCATATTCCATAAAAAATCAGCAGCCGTTGCCAGCCGGATGACCTCAATTTCGGACGCAGGAGGGAGATTGACTACAAAAGCCGAGGTGTCAATATTTTTATACAACGCTTCGATATCAATATTTCCATAAGGCTCAAAAAGGTTAAAAAGCCTGGCTTTCCCGGGGAAATAGGGATCGGTGCCATTGTATTCGGCCCAGGATGTTGCCATGAGCATTGAATTATCAAAGAAAGCCGGTTTCCACCTAAATATCAGTCTGTATCGGTTCAGATCCGCTAAATCAGT encodes:
- the truA gene encoding tRNA pseudouridine(38-40) synthase TruA; translation: MPRYFIELSFKGTRYHGWQIQPNANTVQAELEKGLATLTGQPVETTGAGRTDAGVHGHNYVAHFDCDLKLPEADLTYKLNAILPPDIAIHSIFKVNPDAHARFTAISRSYKYRLTRLKDPFYPDISLFYPFSLNVCLMNEVAATLKNYTDFTSFSKLHSDVKTNNCKIVEAEWGEEENYLVFNIKADRFLRNMVRSIVGTLLDIGRGKLDSCQLEKIINGRNRSLAGPSVPAHGLMLWAIEYPPGIRAV
- a CDS encoding phosphosulfolactate synthase is translated as MTITLPYLPQRPSKPRNSGLTMMMDKGLSTAEAENFVENCAPYTDLIKLGFGTSVFCSNVEKKVKIYRNAGIRVYFGGTLFEAYAIRGMFDEYVKMVKSFNVDTVEVSDGSMYMHHSTKVDYISRLSKDFTVLSEVGSKVKGVEIADEVWVEMMQTELNAGSWKVIAEARESGTTGIYNSDGSANDSLINLIKVKLNPDAVIWEAPSNKQQAWFIKLIGPNVNLGNIATNDVIPLECLREGLRGDTFLDFLPAELKQQKPDSAKYQKLD
- a CDS encoding DUF58 domain-containing protein, with the translated sequence METTELLKRVRKIEIKTRGLSRQIFAGEYHSAFKGRGMAFSEVREYQYGDDFRSVDWNVTARFNHPYIKVFEEERELTVMLLIDVSGSGEFGTQTRLKAAMITEIAAVLSFSAIQNNDKVGVIMFSDKIERFIPPKKGRQHILRIIRELIDFRPKSRKTNVTIPLRYLVNVIKKRSTAFLITDFLDDNYDDALKIAARKHDLVGLWVYDVREQEIPSVGLIKVKDAETGDLAWLDTSSVSVRNAYRENYLKKQEDTVDLLQKNGVDFAKIAAHEDYVKPLMRLFNKRAK
- a CDS encoding YfiR family protein, whose amino-acid sequence is MKKISTLLIAILITTSAYMQTSIPKAQSLFIYNFSRMIEWPASYRTGNFIIGILGTSEVAGELESYTKGKKVGAQDIQVIRYKTPQEIQQCHILFVPFVRTKQLPEVVSLLAGKSTLIITEKTGALTEGSAINFVILEDKMKFELKAENANKFGIKFSAKLQEMSGSQAMM
- a CDS encoding shikimate dehydrogenase → MKIYGLIGYPLSHSFSGRYFAEKFAREGITDCKYNLYPLDRIESLVSLLRDEKDLAGLNVTIPYKEKVLDFLDSTDDCIQQIGAVNTIKIFREGSDIHLKGYNTDVYGFSESLKPLLKPGIQKALVLGTGGASRAVMYALNELGIRVTMVSRNPRVPGHISYEMITADVMADQRLIVNTTPSGMFPDTGSCPPLPYEFLTSGHVLFDLVYNPPETRFMTEGKQKKATVVSGLQMLYLQADKSWEIWNRPDYIIA
- a CDS encoding AAA family ATPase, which gives rise to MADISIQIKELNEKIERESAFIERINQEIRKVIVGQKHLIDGLLIGLLSDGHVLLEGVPGLAKTLAINTLAHTVNAAFSRIQFTPDLLPADLIGTMIYSQKKEEFQVRKGPIFANFILADEINRSPAKVQSALLEAMQEKQVTIGSQSFELPKPFMVLATQNPIEQEGTYPLPEAQVDRFLLKLVITYPAKEEERMIMRENIAKSFPSPDTILTTDDILRSRETVKEVYMDEKIEQYILDIVFATRFPADYHLQQFKNMIHYGASPRASINIAKSAKAYAFIKHRGFVIPEDVRAVCHDVLRHRIGLTYEAEAENVSTEDIITEILNNIEVP
- a CDS encoding tetratricopeptide repeat protein, with protein sequence MDNFYEEDETLGLMKRYREMLLHNVNEFFDLYEFESIINYFTDEYNYKEALKVVSLAIRQHPHASLMRLKHAQLLIEISRPARAIRILKTMGDEESSNYELHLAKGIAYIMTGKLEEARISFDKALDLCDELKDELAYNIAQSYMQYNMYNLATEYLLLAYHYNRNNILVLYDLGLSYDKLQDPEKSLLFYQKYLNMDPFAEHVWNNMGVIHSRLGDYEHALEAFEFAISINAQFLPAYFSKADMFVISGRVREAIDVYNELIREDNSNTRALCNLANCYVSTGDFYEALRLFKISLDISNDCAEALYGSGIVYFRQKRYTQSITAIKRAIAVEPATAEYWLTLGDLYNRTRKFSKAIDAYTRASELNPDDLDSKFACAQVYFRKRRIHEAIYMMMRIFEKHPDNVLVNYRLAAYYAYQQNLFEAQRFFKRALCLNFSEHAEMFRHFPKTRNIQAFRTIIENHGHLINPAIKISK